In Symphalangus syndactylus isolate Jambi chromosome 6, NHGRI_mSymSyn1-v2.1_pri, whole genome shotgun sequence, a genomic segment contains:
- the LOC134737073 gene encoding extended synaptotagmin-2-like: MPDNKTIPRDSAKAKALHTGYATSHRETLEDSRQHRPSNLRDAALSSHRHPGCAQRPRPPTFASSSQRRSVFGFDDGNFPGLGERSHAPGSRLGSPTLGRDAEPEPPAGSEATGEWGGCPGGLGGDAVTPGPRNEHSPSRSPAPASRDATLRVMTSCACPAHSSSRRPGPRPAPRDDVSIHSTRSG, encoded by the exons ATGCCCGATAACAAGACCATCCCGAGAGACTCCGCAAAAGCCAAAGCCTTGCACACTGGCTACGCAACCTCACACCGAGAAACACTGGAGGACTCCCGCCAGCACCGCCCGTCCAACCTCCG GGACGCCGCCCTCTCATCCCACCGCCACCCGGGCTGCGCTCAGCGGCCGCGCCCCCCCACGTTTGCCAGCAGCTCCCAGAGGCGGTCAGTCTTTGGGTTTGACGACGGCAACTTCCCGGGCCTCGGCGAGCGCAGCCACGCACCCGGAAGCCGCCTCGGGAGTCCCACGCTGGGGCGCGACGCCGAGCCAGAACCACCCGCGGGCTCCGAAGCCACAGGCGAGTGGGGAGGGTGCCCTGGGGGGCTCGGAGGGGACGCAGTCACACCCGGCCCACGCAACGAGCACTCTCCTTCCCGGTCCCCAGCTCCCGCCAGCCGAGACGCAACGCTCCGCGTGATGACGTCGTGCGCCTGCCCCGCCCACTCCAGTAGTCGCCGACCCGGCCCACGGCCCGCCCCGCGCGATGACGTCAGTATCCACTCCACCCGCTCCGGGTGA